One part of the Arabidopsis thaliana chromosome 4, partial sequence genome encodes these proteins:
- the PUM6 gene encoding pumilio 6 (pumilio 6 (PUM6); FUNCTIONS IN: RNA binding, binding; LOCATED IN: chloroplast; EXPRESSED IN: 24 plant structures; EXPRESSED DURING: 13 growth stages; CONTAINS InterPro DOMAIN/s: Pumilio RNA-binding repeat (InterPro:IPR001313), Armadillo-like helical (InterPro:IPR011989), Armadillo-type fold (InterPro:IPR016024); BEST Arabidopsis thaliana protein match is: pumilio 5 (TAIR:AT3G20250.1); Has 3872 Blast hits to 2064 proteins in 251 species: Archae - 0; Bacteria - 18; Metazoa - 936; Fungi - 1249; Plants - 864; Viruses - 0; Other Eukaryotes - 805 (source: NCBI BLink).): protein MATENPIRISGSNERWSNSRKVSVPNRSGSAPPNMEGSFLAVDNLLSRQGGSVYNNLMLPRYGFEEPVTTHPSSKHSLNRIPSPPIYYPTEYQFIDNRVGRFRSNQGLNKVNSPIHLSQGKLSTHKEVSEDESSQQLSVNSVSDRTDGLDIRLSPGSQSLADFRQDDTSSGQTPQHSRSNSSNGEVNTADESGNFSELSDDVVVKDNAASTARASIGNEKSPDESTIISKMKSTNISGPGTAKYPREPRYGQPERQPHQQQNNATWIQGGSNMGSHGVNDAVIGAGQFHYGQPYKFSGDGQPVLQSSGFTPPLLYTATQTAYMTSPAHVYNMQSPAVYSPQYGYGPYTNMIPQFMPGYPSHGSVPVVVSPDFIPQLSGPSAGSVVHGGEMQYAEKLYVPPGQPSFPDPMYMQYCQQSFGQMEPLAPRNHTNAPESQKDDPKFLRQIRGPSNSNMARPGMGVNYYGIQPNMGIMVQYLPTHLGPPLSPGHVPYVEAYPGWQPQGSLEGANGPRLCNFLEELKSGKGRRFDLSDITGHIVEFSRFIQQKLENCKPEEKAAVFREILPHACKLMTDVFGNYVIQKFFEYGNSTQRKELADQLMGQIVPLSLQMYGCRVIQKALDVIEPDQRVRLARELDGQVMRCVRDQNGNHVIQKCIENIPADKVGFMLYAFRGQVSSLSMHPYGCRVIQRLLERCSHDHQCRFITEEILESVCVLSKDQYGNYVTQHVLEKGTSEERERIGRKLSGHIVQLSLHKFASNVIEKCLEYGGRVERDLIIKEIAGPDESYNSLLMMMKDQYGNYVVQKIFETCTADQRLTLFSRVRMHASALKKYTYGKHIVSRLEQPSIEENQELRR, encoded by the exons ATGGCAACTGAGAATCCTATTAGGATATCTGGAAGCAATGAAAGATGGTCTAATTCTAGGAAGGTTTCTGTTCCTAATCGAAGTGGCAGTGCGCCACCGAACATGGAGGGGTCTTTTCTAGCTGTGGATAATCTATTGTCACGACAGGGCGGCTCAGTTTACAATAACTTGATGCTACCGCGTTACGGGTTTGAGGAGCCCGTGACCACTCATCCTTCTTCTAAACATAGCCTTAACCGCATACCTTCTCCACCGATTTATTACCCTACTGAGTATCAGTTCATAGACAATCGTGTAGGTAGATTTAGAAGTAACCAGGGATTGAATAAAGTTAATTCTCCCATTCATTTGTCCCAAGGCAAACTTTCTACTCATAAGGAAGTTTCTGAGGATGAAAGCTCCCAACAGTTATCTGTTAATAGTGTTTCAGATAGGACAGATGGATTGGACATTCGTCTTTCACCTGGTTCTCAAAGTTTGGCCGATTTCAGGCAG GATGATACTTCTTCTGGGCAGACCCCTCAACATAGTCGGTCTAACTCTTCAAATGGTGAAGTGAACACAGCAGATGAGAGTGGTAACTTCTCAGAGTTGTCAGATGATGTCGTGGTTAAAGATAATGCTGCTTCAACGGCAAGAGCTTCCATTGGCAATGAGAAGAGTCCTGATGAATCGACTATCATCTCCAAAATGAAGAGTACTAACATATCCGGACCTGGAACGGCTAAATACCCTCGAGAACCAAGGTATGGACAGCCAGAAAGGCAGCCGCATCAACAGCAAAATAATGCAACTTGGATTCAAGGTGGCAGCAATATGGGTTCTCATGGTGTAAACGATGCAGTTATCGGGGCCGGACAGTTTCATTATGGACAACCTTACAAGTTCTCGGGTGATGGTCAGCCCGTACTTCAGTCTTCCGGTTTTACACCGCCTCTGCTTTACACTGCTACCCAAACGGCTTATATGACTTCACCAGCTCATGTCTATAACATGCAGTCTCCTGCTGTTTATTCTCCTCAGTATGGTTATGGACCATACACCAACATGATCCCTCAGTTTATGCCTGGATACCCTTCCCATGGTTCTGTTCCTGTTGTTGTCAGTCCAGATTTCATTCCTCAGTTATCTGGGCCAAGTGCAGGAAGTGTGGTCCATGGAGGTGAAATGCAGTATGCGGAGAAGCTCTATGTTCCACCAGGACAACCTTCTTTTCCAGATCCTATGTATATGCAGTACTGTCAACAGTCATTTGGGCAGATGGAACCACTGGCTCCTAGGAACCACACCAATGCTCCCGAGTCTCAGAAAGATGATCCAAAGTTCCTTCGACAAATTAGAGGGCCAAGTAACTCTAATATGGCAAGACCGGGAATGGGTGTTAATTACTATGGAATCCAGCCAAATATGGGCATTATGGTGCAGTATCTGCCTACACATCTCGGCCCTCCTCTTTCACCAGGTCATGTTCCTTATGTCGAGGCATATCCTGGATGGCAGCCACAAGGGAGCTTAGAAGGTGCCAATGGCCCTCGATTGTGCAATTTTCTTGAAGAGCTGAAATCTGGGAAAGGTAGGAGGTTTGATCTATCTGACATCACAGGACACATTGTTGAATTCAG CCGATTTATTCAGCAAAAGCTTGAGAATTGTAAACCAGAAGAAAAAGCAGCTGTCTTTAGGGAAATTCTTCCTCATGCTTGCAAACTCATGACAGATGTGTTTGGAAATTATGTCATTCAGAAG ttttttgAATATGGAAACTCAACACAGAGAAAGGAACTCGCTGATCAACTCATGGGACAAATAGTACCACTTAGTCTGCAGATGTATGGTTGTCGCGTGATACAAAAG GCTCTTGATGTCATAGAACCTGATCAGAGAGTTCGTTTAGCACGTGAACTAGACGGGCAGGTCATGAGATGTGTTCGGGACCAAAATGGAAACCATGTGATCCAGAAATGCATCGAGAACATCCCGGCAGACAAAGTTGGTTTCATGTTATATGCATTCCGTGGTCAAGTTTCCTCGCTCTCTATGCATCCTTATGGCTGCCGTGTCATACAG AGGCTTTTGGAGCGTTGTTCACATGACCATCAATGTAGGTTCATTACCGAGGAGATACTGGAATCAGTCTGCGTCCTTTCCAAGGACCAATATGGTAATTATGTCACACAG CATGTCTTGGAGAAAGGGACATCTGAAGAAAGGGAGAGGATTGGGAGAAAACTCTCAGGGCACATCGTGCAACTTAGCCTCCACAAATTTGCGTCAAATGTAATAGAGAAGTGTCTGGAGTATGGTGGTCGAGTTGAGCGGGATCTCATCATCAAAGAGATTGCAGGGCCTGACGAGAGCTATAATAGTCTATTG atgatgatgaaggacCAGTATGGAAACTATGTGGTGCAGAAGATATTCGAGACATGTACGGCTGATCAGCGTTTAACATTGTTCAGCCGAGTGAGAATGCATGCATCTGCATTGAAGAAATACACATATGGGAAACATATTGTTAGTCGTTTGGAACAGCCCTCTATTGAAG AAAACCAAGAATTGAGGAGATGA
- the PUM6 gene encoding pumilio 6 (pumilio 6 (PUM6); FUNCTIONS IN: RNA binding, binding; LOCATED IN: chloroplast; EXPRESSED IN: 24 plant structures; EXPRESSED DURING: 13 growth stages; CONTAINS InterPro DOMAIN/s: Pumilio RNA-binding repeat (InterPro:IPR001313), Armadillo-like helical (InterPro:IPR011989), Armadillo-type fold (InterPro:IPR016024); BEST Arabidopsis thaliana protein match is: pumilio 5 (TAIR:AT3G20250.1); Has 30201 Blast hits to 17322 proteins in 780 species: Archae - 12; Bacteria - 1396; Metazoa - 17338; Fungi - 3422; Plants - 5037; Viruses - 0; Other Eukaryotes - 2996 (source: NCBI BLink).): MATENPIRISGSNERWSNSRKVSVPNRSGSAPPNMEGSFLAVDNLLSRQGGSVYNNLMLPRYGFEEPVTTHPSSKHSLNRIPSPPIYYPTEYQFIDNRVGRFRSNQGLNKVNSPIHLSQGKLSTHKEVSEDESSQQLSVNSVSDRTDGLDIRLSPGSQSLADFRQDDTSSGQTPQHSRSNSSNGEVNTADESGNFSELSDDVVVKDNAASTARASIGNEKSPDESTIISKMKSTNISGPGTAKYPREPRYGQPERQPHQQQNNATWIQGGSNMGSHGVNDAVIGAGQFHYGQPYKFSGDGQPVLQSSGFTPPLLYTATQTAYMTSPAHVYNMQSPAVYSPQYGYGPYTNMIPQFMPGYPSHGSVPVVVSPDFIPQLSGPSAGSVVHGGEMQYAEKLYVPPGQPSFPDPMYMQYCQQSFGQMEPLAPRNHTNAPESQKDDPKFLRQIRGPSNSNMARPGMGVNYYGIQPNMGIMVQYLPTHLGPPLSPGHVPYVEAYPGWQPQGSLEGANGPRLCNFLEELKSGKGRRFDLSDITGHIVEFSADQHGSRFIQQKLENCKPEEKAAVFREILPHACKLMTDVFGNYVIQKFFEYGNSTQRKELADQLMGQIVPLSLQMYGCRVIQKALDVIEPDQRVRLARELDGQVMRCVRDQNGNHVIQKCIENIPADKVGFMLYAFRGQVSSLSMHPYGCRVIQRLLERCSHDHQCRFITEEILESVCVLSKDQYGNYVTQHVLEKGTSEERERIGRKLSGHIVQLSLHKFASNVIEKCLEYGGRVERDLIIKEIAGPDESYNSLLMMMKDQYGNYVVQKIFETCTADQRLTLFSRVRMHASALKKYTYGKHIVSRLEQPSIEENQELRR; encoded by the exons ATGGCAACTGAGAATCCTATTAGGATATCTGGAAGCAATGAAAGATGGTCTAATTCTAGGAAGGTTTCTGTTCCTAATCGAAGTGGCAGTGCGCCACCGAACATGGAGGGGTCTTTTCTAGCTGTGGATAATCTATTGTCACGACAGGGCGGCTCAGTTTACAATAACTTGATGCTACCGCGTTACGGGTTTGAGGAGCCCGTGACCACTCATCCTTCTTCTAAACATAGCCTTAACCGCATACCTTCTCCACCGATTTATTACCCTACTGAGTATCAGTTCATAGACAATCGTGTAGGTAGATTTAGAAGTAACCAGGGATTGAATAAAGTTAATTCTCCCATTCATTTGTCCCAAGGCAAACTTTCTACTCATAAGGAAGTTTCTGAGGATGAAAGCTCCCAACAGTTATCTGTTAATAGTGTTTCAGATAGGACAGATGGATTGGACATTCGTCTTTCACCTGGTTCTCAAAGTTTGGCCGATTTCAGGCAG GATGATACTTCTTCTGGGCAGACCCCTCAACATAGTCGGTCTAACTCTTCAAATGGTGAAGTGAACACAGCAGATGAGAGTGGTAACTTCTCAGAGTTGTCAGATGATGTCGTGGTTAAAGATAATGCTGCTTCAACGGCAAGAGCTTCCATTGGCAATGAGAAGAGTCCTGATGAATCGACTATCATCTCCAAAATGAAGAGTACTAACATATCCGGACCTGGAACGGCTAAATACCCTCGAGAACCAAGGTATGGACAGCCAGAAAGGCAGCCGCATCAACAGCAAAATAATGCAACTTGGATTCAAGGTGGCAGCAATATGGGTTCTCATGGTGTAAACGATGCAGTTATCGGGGCCGGACAGTTTCATTATGGACAACCTTACAAGTTCTCGGGTGATGGTCAGCCCGTACTTCAGTCTTCCGGTTTTACACCGCCTCTGCTTTACACTGCTACCCAAACGGCTTATATGACTTCACCAGCTCATGTCTATAACATGCAGTCTCCTGCTGTTTATTCTCCTCAGTATGGTTATGGACCATACACCAACATGATCCCTCAGTTTATGCCTGGATACCCTTCCCATGGTTCTGTTCCTGTTGTTGTCAGTCCAGATTTCATTCCTCAGTTATCTGGGCCAAGTGCAGGAAGTGTGGTCCATGGAGGTGAAATGCAGTATGCGGAGAAGCTCTATGTTCCACCAGGACAACCTTCTTTTCCAGATCCTATGTATATGCAGTACTGTCAACAGTCATTTGGGCAGATGGAACCACTGGCTCCTAGGAACCACACCAATGCTCCCGAGTCTCAGAAAGATGATCCAAAGTTCCTTCGACAAATTAGAGGGCCAAGTAACTCTAATATGGCAAGACCGGGAATGGGTGTTAATTACTATGGAATCCAGCCAAATATGGGCATTATGGTGCAGTATCTGCCTACACATCTCGGCCCTCCTCTTTCACCAGGTCATGTTCCTTATGTCGAGGCATATCCTGGATGGCAGCCACAAGGGAGCTTAGAAGGTGCCAATGGCCCTCGATTGTGCAATTTTCTTGAAGAGCTGAAATCTGGGAAAGGTAGGAGGTTTGATCTATCTGACATCACAGGACACATTGTTGAATTCAG TGCGGATCAACATGGGAGCCGATTTATTCAGCAAAAGCTTGAGAATTGTAAACCAGAAGAAAAAGCAGCTGTCTTTAGGGAAATTCTTCCTCATGCTTGCAAACTCATGACAGATGTGTTTGGAAATTATGTCATTCAGAAG ttttttgAATATGGAAACTCAACACAGAGAAAGGAACTCGCTGATCAACTCATGGGACAAATAGTACCACTTAGTCTGCAGATGTATGGTTGTCGCGTGATACAAAAG GCTCTTGATGTCATAGAACCTGATCAGAGAGTTCGTTTAGCACGTGAACTAGACGGGCAGGTCATGAGATGTGTTCGGGACCAAAATGGAAACCATGTGATCCAGAAATGCATCGAGAACATCCCGGCAGACAAAGTTGGTTTCATGTTATATGCATTCCGTGGTCAAGTTTCCTCGCTCTCTATGCATCCTTATGGCTGCCGTGTCATACAG AGGCTTTTGGAGCGTTGTTCACATGACCATCAATGTAGGTTCATTACCGAGGAGATACTGGAATCAGTCTGCGTCCTTTCCAAGGACCAATATGGTAATTATGTCACACAG CATGTCTTGGAGAAAGGGACATCTGAAGAAAGGGAGAGGATTGGGAGAAAACTCTCAGGGCACATCGTGCAACTTAGCCTCCACAAATTTGCGTCAAATGTAATAGAGAAGTGTCTGGAGTATGGTGGTCGAGTTGAGCGGGATCTCATCATCAAAGAGATTGCAGGGCCTGACGAGAGCTATAATAGTCTATTG atgatgatgaaggacCAGTATGGAAACTATGTGGTGCAGAAGATATTCGAGACATGTACGGCTGATCAGCGTTTAACATTGTTCAGCCGAGTGAGAATGCATGCATCTGCATTGAAGAAATACACATATGGGAAACATATTGTTAGTCGTTTGGAACAGCCCTCTATTGAAG AAAACCAAGAATTGAGGAGATGA
- the PUM6 gene encoding pumilio 6 (pumilio 6 (PUM6); FUNCTIONS IN: RNA binding, binding; LOCATED IN: chloroplast; EXPRESSED IN: 24 plant structures; EXPRESSED DURING: 13 growth stages; CONTAINS InterPro DOMAIN/s: Pumilio RNA-binding repeat (InterPro:IPR001313), Armadillo-like helical (InterPro:IPR011989), Armadillo-type fold (InterPro:IPR016024); BEST Arabidopsis thaliana protein match is: pumilio 5 (TAIR:AT3G20250.1); Has 35333 Blast hits to 34131 proteins in 2444 species: Archae - 798; Bacteria - 22429; Metazoa - 974; Fungi - 991; Plants - 531; Viruses - 0; Other Eukaryotes - 9610 (source: NCBI BLink).) gives MATENPIRISGSNERWSNSRKVSVPNRSGSAPPNMEGSFLAVDNLLSRQGGSVYNNLMLPRYGFEEPVTTHPSSKHSLNRIPSPPIYYPTEYQFIDNRVGRFRSNQGLNKVNSPIHLSQGKLSTHKEVSEDESSQQLSVNSVSDRTDGLDIRLSPGSQSLADFRQDDTSSGQTPQHSRSNSSNGEVNTADESGNFSELSDDVVVKDNAASTARASIGNEKSPDESTIISKMKSTNISGPGTAKYPREPRYGQPERQPHQQQNNATWIQGGSNMGSHGVNDAVIGAGQFHYGQPYKFSGDGQPVLQSSGFTPPLLYTATQTAYMTSPAHVYNMQSPAVYSPQYGYGPYTNMIPQFMPGYPSHGSVPVVVSPDFIPQLSGPSAGSVVHGGEMQYAEKLYVPPGQPSFPDPMYMQYCQQSFGQMEPLAPRNHTNAPESQKDDPKFLRQIRGPSNSNMARPGMGVNYYGIQPNMGIMVQYLPTHLGPPLSPGHVPYVEAYPGWQPQGSLEGANGPRLCNFLEELKSGKGRRFDLSDITGHIVEFSRFIQQKLENCKPEEKAAVFREILPHACKLMTDVFGNYVIQKFFEYGNSTQRKELADQLMGQIVPLSLQMYGCRVIQKALDVIEPDQRVRLARELDGQVMRCVRDQNGNHVIQKCIENIPADKVGFMLYAFRGQVSSLSMHPYGCRVIQRLLERCSHDHQCRFITEEILESVCVLSKDQYGNYVTQHVLEKGTSEERERIGRKLSGHIVQLSLHKFASNVIEKCLEYGGRVERDLIIKEIAGPDESYNSLLMMMKDQYGNYVVQKIFETCTADQRLTLFSRVRMHASALKKYTYGKHIVSRLEQPSIEGMKFPNKTKN, from the exons ATGGCAACTGAGAATCCTATTAGGATATCTGGAAGCAATGAAAGATGGTCTAATTCTAGGAAGGTTTCTGTTCCTAATCGAAGTGGCAGTGCGCCACCGAACATGGAGGGGTCTTTTCTAGCTGTGGATAATCTATTGTCACGACAGGGCGGCTCAGTTTACAATAACTTGATGCTACCGCGTTACGGGTTTGAGGAGCCCGTGACCACTCATCCTTCTTCTAAACATAGCCTTAACCGCATACCTTCTCCACCGATTTATTACCCTACTGAGTATCAGTTCATAGACAATCGTGTAGGTAGATTTAGAAGTAACCAGGGATTGAATAAAGTTAATTCTCCCATTCATTTGTCCCAAGGCAAACTTTCTACTCATAAGGAAGTTTCTGAGGATGAAAGCTCCCAACAGTTATCTGTTAATAGTGTTTCAGATAGGACAGATGGATTGGACATTCGTCTTTCACCTGGTTCTCAAAGTTTGGCCGATTTCAGGCAG GATGATACTTCTTCTGGGCAGACCCCTCAACATAGTCGGTCTAACTCTTCAAATGGTGAAGTGAACACAGCAGATGAGAGTGGTAACTTCTCAGAGTTGTCAGATGATGTCGTGGTTAAAGATAATGCTGCTTCAACGGCAAGAGCTTCCATTGGCAATGAGAAGAGTCCTGATGAATCGACTATCATCTCCAAAATGAAGAGTACTAACATATCCGGACCTGGAACGGCTAAATACCCTCGAGAACCAAGGTATGGACAGCCAGAAAGGCAGCCGCATCAACAGCAAAATAATGCAACTTGGATTCAAGGTGGCAGCAATATGGGTTCTCATGGTGTAAACGATGCAGTTATCGGGGCCGGACAGTTTCATTATGGACAACCTTACAAGTTCTCGGGTGATGGTCAGCCCGTACTTCAGTCTTCCGGTTTTACACCGCCTCTGCTTTACACTGCTACCCAAACGGCTTATATGACTTCACCAGCTCATGTCTATAACATGCAGTCTCCTGCTGTTTATTCTCCTCAGTATGGTTATGGACCATACACCAACATGATCCCTCAGTTTATGCCTGGATACCCTTCCCATGGTTCTGTTCCTGTTGTTGTCAGTCCAGATTTCATTCCTCAGTTATCTGGGCCAAGTGCAGGAAGTGTGGTCCATGGAGGTGAAATGCAGTATGCGGAGAAGCTCTATGTTCCACCAGGACAACCTTCTTTTCCAGATCCTATGTATATGCAGTACTGTCAACAGTCATTTGGGCAGATGGAACCACTGGCTCCTAGGAACCACACCAATGCTCCCGAGTCTCAGAAAGATGATCCAAAGTTCCTTCGACAAATTAGAGGGCCAAGTAACTCTAATATGGCAAGACCGGGAATGGGTGTTAATTACTATGGAATCCAGCCAAATATGGGCATTATGGTGCAGTATCTGCCTACACATCTCGGCCCTCCTCTTTCACCAGGTCATGTTCCTTATGTCGAGGCATATCCTGGATGGCAGCCACAAGGGAGCTTAGAAGGTGCCAATGGCCCTCGATTGTGCAATTTTCTTGAAGAGCTGAAATCTGGGAAAGGTAGGAGGTTTGATCTATCTGACATCACAGGACACATTGTTGAATTCAG CCGATTTATTCAGCAAAAGCTTGAGAATTGTAAACCAGAAGAAAAAGCAGCTGTCTTTAGGGAAATTCTTCCTCATGCTTGCAAACTCATGACAGATGTGTTTGGAAATTATGTCATTCAGAAG ttttttgAATATGGAAACTCAACACAGAGAAAGGAACTCGCTGATCAACTCATGGGACAAATAGTACCACTTAGTCTGCAGATGTATGGTTGTCGCGTGATACAAAAG GCTCTTGATGTCATAGAACCTGATCAGAGAGTTCGTTTAGCACGTGAACTAGACGGGCAGGTCATGAGATGTGTTCGGGACCAAAATGGAAACCATGTGATCCAGAAATGCATCGAGAACATCCCGGCAGACAAAGTTGGTTTCATGTTATATGCATTCCGTGGTCAAGTTTCCTCGCTCTCTATGCATCCTTATGGCTGCCGTGTCATACAG AGGCTTTTGGAGCGTTGTTCACATGACCATCAATGTAGGTTCATTACCGAGGAGATACTGGAATCAGTCTGCGTCCTTTCCAAGGACCAATATGGTAATTATGTCACACAG CATGTCTTGGAGAAAGGGACATCTGAAGAAAGGGAGAGGATTGGGAGAAAACTCTCAGGGCACATCGTGCAACTTAGCCTCCACAAATTTGCGTCAAATGTAATAGAGAAGTGTCTGGAGTATGGTGGTCGAGTTGAGCGGGATCTCATCATCAAAGAGATTGCAGGGCCTGACGAGAGCTATAATAGTCTATTG atgatgatgaaggacCAGTATGGAAACTATGTGGTGCAGAAGATATTCGAGACATGTACGGCTGATCAGCGTTTAACATTGTTCAGCCGAGTGAGAATGCATGCATCTGCATTGAAGAAATACACATATGGGAAACATATTGTTAGTCGTTTGGAACAGCCCTCTATTGAAGGTATGAAATTCCCCAAT AAAACCAAGAATTGA